One part of the Humulus lupulus chromosome 9, drHumLupu1.1, whole genome shotgun sequence genome encodes these proteins:
- the LOC133801477 gene encoding AP-4 complex subunit epsilon — translation MEQLKTIGRELAMGSQGGFGQSKEFLDLVKSIGEARSKAEEDRIVLHEIETLKRRLTEPDIPKRKMKEYLIRLVYVEMLGHDASFAYIHAVKMTHDDNLLLKRTGYLAVTLFLSDDHDLIILIVNTIQKDLRSDNYLVVCAALNAVCKLINDETIPAVLPQVVDLLAHPKEAVRKKAIMALHRFHHKSPSSISHLITNFRKRLCDNDPGVMGATLCPLYDLIITDPNSYKDLVVSFVSILKQVAERRLPKAYDYHSLPAPFIQIKLLKILALLGLGDKQASEKMYTVVGDIFRKCDSSSNIGNAVLYESICCVSSIYPNTKLLGDATEVISRFLKSDSHNLKYMGIDALGRLIKMSPEIAEQHQLAVIDCLEDPDDTLKRKTFGLLYKMTKSSNVEVIVDRMIDYMISINDNHYKTYIASRCVELAEQFAPSNIWFIQTMNKVFEHAGDLVNVKVAHNLMRLIAEGFGDNDETADTQLRSSAVQSYLHILNEPKLPSVFLQVICWVLGEYGTADGKYDAAYITGKLCDIAEAYSGDETVKAYAITAIMKVYAFEIAAGREVVMLPECQSLVEALSASHSTDLQQRAYEMQAVIGLDANAVRSILPSDASCEDIEIDKDLAFLNSYVQQSIEQGAQPYMPESERSGVLNISSFGSQVQHEVTSHSLRFEAYEVPKPLVPSTIAPLASPTELVPVPEPSYPRETQQAALVPSVVLDPGAGSSDLKLRLDGVQKKWGRPNYSTSASSSSESTSQKTTNGVAQTNVSTVNSKGRETYDSKKTQVEINPEKQKLAASLFGGSSKSERKTSSTNHKGVKASSSHATEKPQVPKVPSESSVDRTNIQAPDLLDLSEPTVTSAPPSIDPFRQLEGLLDPALVSSSANHGGDGASKAPDLMALYSDTPVSGQSSGFDVNVASELLNPTETNQGGATGAYLTQFSKGPNRKEALEKDALVRQMGVTPTSQNPNLFGDLLG, via the exons ATGGAGCAATTGAAGACCATAGGGCGGGAGCTGGCCATGGGATCGCAGGGTGGCTTCGGCCAATCCAAGGAGTTTCTCGACCTCGTCAAGTCGATCGGAGAAGCCCGATCCAAGGCCGAAGAGGATCGCATCGTTCTTCACGAGATCGAAACCCTCAAGCGCCGTCTCACCGAGCCTGACATCCCCAAGCGCAAGATGAAGGAGTATCTCATCCGCCTCGTCTATGTCGAGATGCTTGGCCACGATGCCTCCTTCGCTTACATCCACGCAgtcaagatgactcatgatgacAATCTACTACTCAAGCGCACTGGCTATCTCGCCGTCACTCTCTTCCTCTCCGACGATCACGACCTCATCATTCTCATCGTCAACACTATCCAGAAGGACCTCCGTTCCGATAATTACCTTGTTGTTTGTGCCGCCCTCAATGCCGTCTGTAAGCTCATCAACGACGAGACCATCCCCGCCGTTTTGCCCCAGGTCGTCGACCTCCTCGCCCACCCCAAAGAGGCCGTCAGGAAGAAGGCAATCATGGCCCTTCATCGCTTCCACCACAAATCCCCTTCTTCCATTTCCCATCTCATCACCAATTTCCGTAAGCGACTCTGTGACAACGACCCCGGAGTCATGGGCGCCACTCTCTGTCCGCTCTATGATCTTATCATCACCGATCCCAACTCTTATAAGGACTTGGTAGTTAGTTTCGTCAGCATTCTCAAGCAGGTGGCGGAGCGCAGGTTGCCCAAAGCTTATGACTACCACTCCTTGCCTGCCCCTTTCATTCAG ATTAAGTTGCTCAAGATTCTAGCTTTGCTGGGACTTGGGGATAAGCAAGCTAGCGAAAAGATGTACACCGTCGTCGGAGACATATTCCGCAAATGTGATTCATCTAGTAATATAGGAAATGCTGTACTTTACGAGTCCATTTGCTGTGTTTCTTCTATATATCCTAATACCAAGCTATTAGGGGACGCCACCGAAGTCATTTCCAGATTTTTGAAG AGCGATAGTCATAATCTCAAATATATGGGCATTGACGCTCTTGGTCGACTTATAAAGATGAGTCCCGAGATAGCCGAGCAACATCAACTGGCTGTGATTGATTGCTTAGAG GACCCGGATGATACTCTAAAACGAAAAACGTTTGGACTATTATACAAAATGACCAAGTCCTCCAATGTTGAAGTGATTGTTGACCGTATGattgattacatgataagcattaATGATAATCATTACAAAACTTATATAGCATCTCGATGCGTTGAACTTGCAGAACAATTTGCACCTAGTAACATTTGGTTTATACAG ACAATGAATAAAGTCTTCGAGCATGCTGGAGATCTTGTGAATGTAAAGGTGGCACATAACTTGATGAGGTTGATTGCTGAGGGGTTTGGAGATAATGATGAAACTGCGGATACTCAGCTGAGATCATCTGCT GTACAGTCGTATTTGCATATTCTTAATGAGCCCAAACTGCCATCAGTATTTCTTCAG GTCATTTGTTGGGTTTTGGGGGAATATGGAACTGCTGATGGGAAGTATGATGCTGCCTATATCACTGGAAAATTATGTGACATTGCAGAGGCATATTCTGGTGATGAAACTGTTAAG GCTTATGCTATTACAGCAATCATGAAAGTATATGCTTTTGAAATAGCAGCTGGGAGAGAAGTGGTTATGCTACCTGAG TGCCAATCTTTGGTTGAGGCATTATCAGCTTCACACTCTACAGATCTGCAGCAACGAGCATATGAAATGCAAGCTGTCATCGGCTTAGATGCTAACGCTGTCAGGAGTATCTTGCCATCTGATGCAAGTTGTGAAGACATAGAG ATTGATAAAGACCTTGCCTTCCTCAACAGCTATGTTCAACAGTCAATAGAACAAGGTGCGCAACCCTACATGCCCGAGAGTGAGCGCTCTGGAGTGCTAAATATTAGCTCTTTTGGAAGCCAAGTACAGCATGAAGTGACTAGCCATAGTCTAAGATTTGAGGCTTATGAAGTTCCAAAGCCACTAGTTCCATCAACAATCGCTCCTCTTGCATCTCCAACTGAACTTGTTCCAGTACCTGAGCCATCCTATCCTAGGGAGACTCAGCAGGCAGCATTAGTTCCATCAGTTGTTTTAGACCCAGGAGCAGGATCATCCGATCTTAAGTTACGGCTTGATGGTGTTCAGAAAAAATGGGGCAGGCCAAATTACTCCACTTCTGCATCATCATCCTCTGAATCTACTTCCCAGAAAACAACTAATGGGGTTGCACAAACAAATGTTAGCACTGTAAACTCAAAAGGCCGAGAAACATATGACTCAAAGAAAACACAAGTTGAAATCAACCCAGAAAAGCAGAAGCTTGCTGCTTCATTATTTGGGGGTTCCTCAAAAAGTGAGAGAAAGACTTCCTCTACAAACCATAAGGGGGTAAAAGCCAGTAGCAGCCATGCAACAGAAAAGCCTCAGGTACCAAAAGTGCCCAGTGAAAGTTCTGTGGACAGGACAAATATTCAAGCTCCTGATCTGCTCGACTTAAGCGAACCAACTGTGACAAGTGCTCCTCCATCTATTGATCCATTCAGGCAGTTAGAAGGGCTTCTCGATCCAGCTCTAGTTTCTTCAAGTGCAAATCATGGTGGGGATGGTGCTTCTAAAGCACCTGATTTAATGGCTTTATATTCTGATACACCTGTAAGTGGCCAGAGTAGCGGGTTCGATGTTAATGTTGCTTCTGAATTATTGAATCCTACCGAGACCAATCAAGGCGGGGCTACAGGTGCATATCTCACTCAATTTAGCAAAGGTCCGAATAGGAAGGAGGCTTTAGAAAAGGATGCCCTTGTAAGGCAGATGGGGGTTACCCCAACCAGTCAGAATCCAAATTTGTTTGGAGATCTGCTTGGGTAA
- the LOC133801474 gene encoding UNC93-like protein 3, which translates to MEAANSGDEEAPLVVDDLSIKSSHSQNYTRDVYILSFAFLLIFLAYGAAQNLQSTLNTEHALGTTSLGILYTSFTFFSLLASIVVRFLGSKNALVLGTTGYWLFVAANLKPTWYTMVPASLYLGFAASIIWVGEGTYLTSVARSYARDSSLHEGTIIGNFNGIFWGMFAGHQFVGNLISLALLRDGTDGSTSGTTLLYVVFLCSMTLGTILMCFLQKRDGKGEEAPESSSVSLYVSLIALLKSVITPLLNARMLLIVPLMAYSGLQQAFVWAEFTEYIVTPALGVSGVGGSMAVYGAFDAICSLAAGRLTSGLKSITLIVSGGVFAHVIVFLWLLLKYSATSGVLGVLYPLLMAALLGIGDGVLNTQLNALIGILFKHDTEGAFSQLKVWQSASIAVVFFLSPHISLQAMLLIMLAGICISYGGFLFLTLLMERVCSPSSL; encoded by the exons ATGGAGGCTGCAAATTCTGGTGATGAGGAGGCCCCGCTCGTTGTCGACGATTTATCCATCAAGAGCTCTCACTCTCAGAATTACACAAGAGATGTTTATATTCTCAGCTTCGCCTTCTTGTTGATCTTCCTCGCCTATGGTGCCGCTCAGAACTTGCAGAGTACTCTCAACACT GAGCATGCTTTGGGTACAACTTCATTGGGGATTTTGTATACGTCTTTCACCTTTTTCTCTCTGCTCGCCTCTATTGTGGTTCGCTTTCTGGGCTCAAAGAATGCTTTGGTTCTTGGGACTACTGGTTATTGGTTATTTGTTGCTGCAAATTTAAAACCAACATG GTATACAATGGTTCCAGCTTCTTTGTACCTTGGTTTTGCTGCTTCTATAATCTGGGTTGGCGAG GGTACGTATCTAACTTCTGTAGCCCGAAGTTATGCAAGAGACTCCAGCTTGCATGAAGGAACAATTATTGGGAACTTCAATGGAATATTTTGGGGAATGTTTGCCGGTCACCAG TTTGTTGGGAATCTTATCTCGCTTGCTCTCCTAAGAGATGGAACA GACGGAAGTACGAGCGGGACAACTTTATTGTATGTTGTGTTCCTTTGCAGTATGACCTTGGGTACTATACTTATGTGCTTCCTACAAAAACGGGATGGTAAAGGAGAGGAGGCCCCTGAATCTTCTTCTGTATCCTTGTATGTTTCACTGATAGCTCTGTTGAAGTCAGTCATCACTCCTTTGTTAAATGCTCGGATGCTGTTGATTGTTCCTCTTATGGCATATTCAGGACTACAACAAGCATTTGTGTG GGCAGAATTCACCGAGTATATTGTAACCCCTGCACTGGGTGTATCTGGTGTCGGAGGTTCAATGGCGGTGTATGGGGCTTTTGATGCAATA TGTTCTCTGGCTGCTGGTCGACTTACTTCTGGTCTCAAGTCCATCACTCTCATAGTATCCGGAGGTGTTTTTGCACATGTTATTGTGTTCCTCTGGCTCCTCCTTAAGTACAG CGCAACTAGTGGAGTACTCGGAGTCTTATACCCACTTCTGATGGCAGCTCTATTGGGCATTGGTGATGGAGTACTTAATACACAGCTTAATGCTTTAATTGGAATACTCTTCAAGCATGACACG GAAGGAGCATTTTCACAGCTGAAGGTGTGGCAGAGTGCTTCCATTGCAGTCGTTTTCTTTTTGAGCCCACACATCTCATTGCAAGCAATGCTGTTGATTATGCTAGCTGGAATATGCATCTCCTATGGTGGGTTTCTTTTTCTGACTCTTTTGATGGAGAGAGTTTGTTCCCCATCCAGTTTGTAA
- the LOC133801475 gene encoding short-chain dehydrogenase TIC 32 B, chloroplastic gives MSIFSLVTGRPGPSGYGSASTAEQVTQGIDASKLTVIVTGGGSGIGLETSRVLALRGAHVIIAARNTEAANKAKQVIVKDIENARVDVLKLDLSSIKSVRSFVDNFHALHLPLNILINNAGVMFCPFQLSEDGIEMQFATNHLGHFLLTNLLLDKMKDTARTTGIEGRIVNLSSIAHLHTYEGGICFEKINDKSSYSDKRAYGQSKLANLLHARELSRRLQEEGANITVNSVHPGLIMTPLMRHSALLMRILKVFTCLLWKNVPQGAATTCYVALDPRLKGVTGKYYLDCNEMVPGAYARDQKLARELWDYSNKWINSTSMS, from the exons ATGAGCATATTTTCTTTGGTGACTGGGAGACCAGGCCCGAGTGGCTATGGATCAGCCTCCACGGCCGAGCAAGTCACTCAAGGGATTGATGCATCTAAGCTCACTGTTATTGTCACTG GAGGTGGAAGTGGGATTGGGTTGGAGACCTCAAGAGTTTTGGCTCTTAGGGGTGCCCATGTGATCATTGCAGCAAGGAACACTGAGGCTGCAAATAAAGCAAAACAAGTGATTGTGAAAGACATAGAAAATGCAAGAGTGGATGTTCTAAAACTCGATCTCAGCTCCATCAAATCTGTTAGATCATTTGTTGATAACTTCCATGCTCTTCATCTTCCTCTTAACATACTAAT AAACAATGCTGGTGTGATGTTTTGCCCATTCCAGCTTTCAGAAGATGGGATAGAGATGCAGTTTGCAACCAATCATCTTG GTCATTTCCTCTTAACAAACCTCCTCCTTGATAAAATGAAAGACACAGCCAGAACCACTGGTATTGAAGGCAGGATTGTGAATCTGTCTTCCATAGCTCATCTCCACACTTATGAAGGAGGAATTTGCTTCGAAAAGATCAATGATAAGAGTAG TTATTCTGACAAAAGAGCATATGGCCAATCCAAACTGGCCAACTTATTACATGCCAGAGAACTATCTCGTCGGTTACAG GAAGAAGGAGCAAACATCACAGTGAATTCAGTCCACCCAGGATTGATAATGACACCTCTTATGAGGCATTCTGCTCTTCTGATGA GAATTTTGAAGGTTTTTACATGTCTCCTATGGAAGAATGTACCTCAG GGGGCAGCCACAACATGCTACGTGGCATTGGATCCAAGGCTGAAAGGTGTAACTGGGAAATACTACCTGGATTGTAATGAGATGGTGCCTGGTGCTTATGCCAGGGACCAAAAACTGGCCAGGGAGCTCTGGGACTACAGCAACAAGTGGATTAATTCTACTTCAATGTCTTGA
- the LOC133801476 gene encoding uncharacterized protein LOC133801476 — protein sequence MLRTPSPPPHHNLSMTNMLISHILRRWPLLIYAISWTTVLTLTVAVASFSPELAFVSAISPSSSSRACQTNKAIRVPLDMPGEVLCLPSYLFTKSKLDLIVPPVFAAAVVAGSAFLVRAAALWEDDAHSY from the coding sequence ATGCTTCGTACTCCTTCTCCTCCTCCTCATCATAATTTGTCAATGACCAACATGCTCATCTCCCACATCCTCCGCCGTTGGCCACTGCTGATCTATGCCATCAGCTGGACCACAGTCCTCACCCTGACAGTGGCAGTGGCATCTTTCTCCCCCGAGCTGGCCTTTGTCTCGGCCATCTCCCCCTCCTCGTCCTCCCGCGCCTGCCAAACCAATAAGGCCATCAGAGTTCCACTAGACATGCCTGGAGAAGTACTCTGCCTGCCATCCTATCTCTTCACCAAGTCCAAGCTTGATCTTATCGTGCCGCCAGTCTTTGCAGCAGCGGTCGTTGCTGGCTCCGCCTTTCTGGTTCGAGCAGCCGCCTTGTGGGAGGACGATGCTCATTCTTACTAG